Proteins encoded in a region of the Planctomycetota bacterium genome:
- the hflX gene encoding GTPase HflX, giving the protein MIDPSRAKGIVSEAAVLVGVSLDGQPIEAEPLEELAGLAESAGAKIVGRLTQRREAPDATTYLGRGKAEELRDLCDQTEADVVIFDNDLNPAQGRNLEKLVKCRVIDRTQLILDIFASRARTYEACLAVELAQLQYALPRLKRMWTHLSRIKAGIGMRGPGEKQLEEDRRLVEHRIHELKTEMRGVERRRERQVAARHDHMTVSLVGYTNAGKSTLMNVLTDAGVLAKDMLFATLDTRTRRWQLPGWGPVLLSDTVGFIRDLPHHLIASFRATLEETRQANLLLHVADAANPAVFEQITAVYHVIEELGIQAKDTLLVLNKIDGLTDRSRLDALIQRYPHAVPVSARGGQGMDQLALAVSDALSRSFLNVEVEVPVGDGRTLAYLAAHGEVLSSRYGTENVVIHCRLPEQHAHAVMRFGAQVRPHTSGVVQTTHTMESFDRAAS; this is encoded by the coding sequence GTGATTGATCCCAGTCGAGCCAAAGGCATTGTCAGCGAAGCGGCGGTACTGGTCGGTGTGTCCCTCGACGGCCAACCGATCGAAGCGGAACCCCTCGAAGAGTTGGCCGGGCTGGCCGAAAGCGCCGGGGCCAAGATTGTGGGGCGGCTCACTCAGCGACGCGAAGCTCCCGACGCCACCACGTACTTGGGGCGCGGCAAGGCCGAAGAACTTCGCGATCTGTGCGATCAAACCGAAGCCGACGTGGTGATTTTCGATAACGACTTGAACCCGGCCCAGGGTCGCAACCTGGAAAAGCTGGTCAAGTGCCGAGTCATCGACCGGACGCAATTGATTCTCGACATCTTCGCTTCCCGGGCGCGGACCTACGAAGCGTGTCTGGCGGTCGAATTGGCGCAATTGCAGTACGCGCTGCCGCGGTTGAAGCGGATGTGGACCCACTTGTCGCGTATCAAGGCCGGTATCGGCATGCGCGGCCCTGGTGAAAAGCAGCTCGAAGAAGACCGCCGGCTGGTCGAGCATCGCATCCACGAATTGAAGACCGAAATGCGCGGCGTCGAACGCCGGCGCGAGCGGCAAGTGGCCGCGCGGCACGATCACATGACCGTCTCGCTGGTCGGTTACACCAATGCCGGCAAGAGCACGTTGATGAACGTGCTAACCGACGCCGGCGTGTTGGCCAAGGACATGCTGTTCGCCACGCTTGACACGCGGACCCGCCGCTGGCAACTGCCCGGCTGGGGGCCGGTGCTGCTGAGCGACACGGTCGGGTTCATTCGCGATTTGCCGCACCATTTGATCGCCAGCTTCCGCGCCACGCTCGAGGAAACACGCCAAGCGAACCTCCTGTTGCACGTGGCCGACGCCGCCAACCCGGCCGTGTTTGAGCAGATCACCGCGGTTTATCACGTGATCGAGGAACTGGGCATTCAGGCCAAGGACACGCTGCTGGTATTGAACAAGATCGACGGCTTGACCGATCGCTCGCGGCTCGATGCCTTGATACAGCGCTATCCGCACGCGGTGCCGGTCAGTGCTCGCGGCGGCCAGGGGATGGACCAGTTGGCCCTCGCGGTGAGCGACGCCCTGAGCCGATCGTTCCTCAACGTCGAGGTCGAAGTCCCGGTCGGCGACGGCCGCACGCTGGCCTATCTAGCCGCCCACGGCGAGGTTCTTTCCAGCCGTTATGGCACGGAAAACGTCGTGATTCACTGTCGCTTGCCCGAGCAGCACGCCCACGCGGTGATGCGGTTCGGCGCGCAAGTCCGGCCGCACACCAGCGGCGTGGTGCAAACGACGCATACCATGGAATCGTTCGATCGCGCGGCCTCGTAG